One segment of Ascidiaceihabitans donghaensis DNA contains the following:
- a CDS encoding TAXI family TRAP transporter solute-binding subunit, producing the protein MKIIKNLAGIALASALAVPAFAQDPTFFRIGTGGAGGTYFPIGGTIANGISSPPGSRACDQGGQCGVPGLIAIAQSTTASVFNNAAVQNGELEAGLAAADVTRSMYLGEGKFDGKPHPKLRIVANLFPEDLHLVMPKGTTISDLGDLEGKRVGIAQAGSGTQVAVLQMLDAWGVNRDNMDEAELNNSQSAERLADGQIDAYFYAAGWPVAAMVQLASTKGMSLHSFTEEDLAKINEVIPAYIPSKIPGGVYEGVDSDVLTPAVSAMLVVSADLSDELVYGLTKALWNDNTRKLLDNGHAKGKQITPDTALDGVAALGVPLHAGAEKFYKEAGLLK; encoded by the coding sequence ATGAAAATCATCAAAAACCTTGCGGGCATCGCGTTAGCCAGTGCACTGGCTGTGCCAGCATTTGCGCAGGACCCAACATTCTTTCGCATCGGCACAGGTGGTGCAGGCGGCACCTATTTCCCGATCGGCGGTACAATCGCTAACGGTATTTCGTCGCCTCCCGGATCGCGTGCTTGCGATCAAGGCGGGCAATGCGGCGTACCGGGTTTAATCGCCATCGCGCAATCCACCACCGCTTCTGTTTTCAACAACGCGGCGGTTCAAAACGGTGAACTGGAAGCCGGTCTGGCGGCAGCCGATGTGACGCGGTCCATGTATTTGGGCGAAGGTAAATTCGACGGCAAACCGCATCCGAAGCTGCGCATCGTCGCCAATCTTTTCCCCGAGGATCTGCATCTGGTCATGCCAAAAGGCACAACAATCTCGGACCTTGGCGACCTTGAAGGCAAGCGTGTTGGTATTGCGCAGGCGGGGTCCGGCACACAAGTGGCCGTTTTGCAAATGCTGGATGCATGGGGCGTCAATCGCGACAACATGGACGAGGCTGAATTGAACAACAGCCAATCCGCGGAACGTCTGGCTGACGGTCAAATCGATGCCTATTTCTATGCGGCCGGCTGGCCTGTGGCTGCGATGGTTCAGTTGGCTTCGACCAAAGGTATGAGCCTTCATTCCTTCACCGAAGAAGATCTGGCCAAGATCAACGAAGTCATTCCCGCCTACATCCCGTCGAAGATTCCCGGCGGTGTATATGAAGGTGTGGACAGTGACGTGCTGACACCGGCTGTCTCCGCGATGCTGGTGGTATCTGCTGATCTGTCTGACGAGCTGGTCTATGGTTTGACCAAGGCGCTGTGGAACGACAATACGCGCAAGTTGCTGGACAATGGTCATGCCAAAGGCAAACAAATCACGCCTGACACGGCACTTGACGGTGTTGCAGCGCTGGGCGTGCCTTTGCATGCAGGCGCCGAGAAATTTTACAAAGAAGCTGGTCTTCTGAAGTAA